Part of the Syntrophorhabdales bacterium genome is shown below.
GCATGAGGTTTCGCAATCTTTGCAATATCTCCTTTGGCGACTCCCTGGTTGCCGCCCAGGCTTATGATTACCTTGTCCCCCAACGAGAGACCGAGTCTTTCGGAGAAGGAAGAAACGATCTCACCTTGAAGGTAGCCCTCCCCGGCTGCCGAGGCAATGCCGTGAAGGAGTAAAAAACAGATCGCTATGAACAGGTATGTCCGTCTCATTTATCCCTCTGCTTTGTATGGATTCTTTATTATCGTTGGAGTCACGAAGATCAGAAGCTCCGCTTTGGTATTCGTCACTGAGTTGGACCTGAACAGCCAGCCGAGAAGCGGGATGTTTTTCAGTCCTGGTAAACCGGTCTCACCCGTGTCATTTTCCGACTCGTAGATACCTCCCAAGACCACGGTATCGCCGTCTTTCACGAGAACCTCGGAAGTCGCCTCTTTCTTGTCTATGCCGGGCACGGGAGCCCCGGGTATTTGCGTGGGCCTGTCTTTTGTTGCTTTGATCCTCAGGCGGATATTACCGTCTTTTGCCACGAGGGGGGTAACCTCCAGGCTCAACACTGCATCCTTAAACTCTATCTGGGTGTAGTTCTGCGAGACCGTCTGATAAGGGATCTGGGTGCCCTGAGCGATCTTCGCCGTCTGGTTGTGGGACGTGATCACTTTCGGATTCGAGACGATTTTCCCTTTCCCCTGCGCCTCAAGAGCAGAAAGCTGCACATCAAGCAGGAGCGAATCCGCCAGTCCGCCGATAAAGATGCCCAGTCCCCCGGCGGTACCAACTGCGGGGCTGGCGGGCAGATTCAGGTTGTAGGGGAACGCAACGGTCGAATCCCGGATTCCCAGATTATTCGTCGGAGACGTGTAGACGGTGGTCGAGGAGTCGCCCGTGACCTGCTTCAACCCGCTCAGTGCCGTGTTTGTGCCGCCCACTCGCGTGCGGTACTGCGCACCCCATTGAATCCCTAGATCTCGCGAGAAGTTGGTGGTAGCCTGCACGATTCTGGCTTCTATCTGCACCTGCACAGGTGGTATGTCCAGTTCTTTGATTCTTTTTATCAGGTCCTGGACGTTGTCCTTGGTGTCCTTAATGATAACGGCATTTGTCCATTTTACAACGCTGGCGGCTCCATTGGGCGTCAGGAGTCCCCGGGTATTCATGCCTGCCGCCCCCCCAGGCATCCCCACCGCCGTCCCCCTCAGCATCATACCGACTTCTGCGGCATCCATGTAGTTGAGGAAGAGCGTTTCCGTCATGAATTCCTCTTCCAACTTCAGTTTGGCGTCTTTTTCCTTTAAGATCTCTGCCCGGTCTTTCCTGAAGCGGTCGCGCTCGTCGTAAAACCTCTTGGCGGTCACTATTCTGATCACACTGCCTTCGTCGATCCTTGCGAGGTCGTTGCCCTGGAGGATCACGTCGAGTGCCTCGTCATACGTGACGTTATCCAGCTTGACGGTGACCTTTCCCTTCACGTCTTCAGAGATCACTATGTTCTTTTTGGATACGTCGGAAAGCACCCTCAGCACGTTTCTCACATCGGCATCCATGAAATCGAAAGATACTTTAGACGCCGGGGGCTTAAGCACCTGCCCGAACGCGAGCAGAGGTACCATAATCACAACCAAGATATTCAACGCGCATCTCTTATACATAGTTTACCCTCTCTATTTCCTGGGAATATCTATGGCGAACTTCCGTATGTCCCCCTTTATCCTGTAGGCCATAGTCACCTTTTCCTCGTCTATTTCCATGATCCACGTGGTCTTGTTAATAAAGTCTCCCTGCTTAAAAAGCAGACCCTTGCCCTGCGTATCTTCCATCATGGCGAACCTCGCGCCGCCGCTATTAAGCATACCGACGAGTTTCAGCTCCTCCATTTCGTATCCTTCCTTCAGCGCACCGCTGGCCTGCCGCTGTTTCACCTTTGTCAGGAAGACAGGTTCAAACGGGTCCCTTCGATCCTTCGACGTATAAGAAAAATCAGGGTCAACCAGAGCAGCCTTCTTTTGCTCTGCCTTTCCTTCAGGCTTTGCCGCCTGGGCAAAGGCTGAGAAGGGCCCCATGCAAACAAGGAGGAAAATGACAAGTAATCTATTTCTTAGGTGCCGGCGCATTCTTGTCGTCCTTCACGTCTTTAGGTTTCTCTTTAGTCTGTTCTTGAGCCATCTGTTTGTTGTACACGTAGGTTTTTGCCAAACAAGTGCCCTCCATGGCCGGCTTAGATGCGATCATCTTCGACTCGAGAGTAAAATTGGCCACATGGATTATTCTGTCCAGCTTTCTCACGCCATCAAAGAAGAACCCTGCGTTGTGATAGCCGCCTGAATAGCGCAACTCTATGGGCAATTCCATATAGAATTCTTTTGCCTGGAGTGGCTTGGGCTCAAAAAATTTGACCCTCAGCTTCGATTCCTGGCCAACAAAGGACACCTGTCTGAGCAGGTTCGGCACGTCCTTTTCCTCAGGCATCTGGACGAGTACTCTTTCAAGCGTTTCTTTAAGCTGGGCGTACTCCTTCTGGCTTTTCTCGAAATTTGCTTTGATTGCTGTCAATCGATCGAGTTCCTGCTTGGTGTTGCGGTACTCGCTCTCAAGGTATCTCTTCTGGTCAAACTGCGGAACGAGCAATACGAAGT
Proteins encoded:
- the pilQ gene encoding type IV pilus secretin PilQ, whose protein sequence is MYKRCALNILVVIMVPLLAFGQVLKPPASKVSFDFMDADVRNVLRVLSDVSKKNIVISEDVKGKVTVKLDNVTYDEALDVILQGNDLARIDEGSVIRIVTAKRFYDERDRFRKDRAEILKEKDAKLKLEEEFMTETLFLNYMDAAEVGMMLRGTAVGMPGGAAGMNTRGLLTPNGAASVVKWTNAVIIKDTKDNVQDLIKRIKELDIPPVQVQIEARIVQATTNFSRDLGIQWGAQYRTRVGGTNTALSGLKQVTGDSSTTVYTSPTNNLGIRDSTVAFPYNLNLPASPAVGTAGGLGIFIGGLADSLLLDVQLSALEAQGKGKIVSNPKVITSHNQTAKIAQGTQIPYQTVSQNYTQIEFKDAVLSLEVTPLVAKDGNIRLRIKATKDRPTQIPGAPVPGIDKKEATSEVLVKDGDTVVLGGIYESENDTGETGLPGLKNIPLLGWLFRSNSVTNTKAELLIFVTPTIIKNPYKAEG
- a CDS encoding pilus assembly protein PilP, producing the protein MRRHLRNRLLVIFLLVCMGPFSAFAQAAKPEGKAEQKKAALVDPDFSYTSKDRRDPFEPVFLTKVKQRQASGALKEGYEMEELKLVGMLNSGGARFAMMEDTQGKGLLFKQGDFINKTTWIMEIDEEKVTMAYRIKGDIRKFAIDIPRK
- the pilO gene encoding type 4a pilus biogenesis protein PilO, with protein sequence MKLRLDTNALTKTPRMYRILLMLALTAAAFAGVYFVLLVPQFDQKRYLESEYRNTKQELDRLTAIKANFEKSQKEYAQLKETLERVLVQMPEEKDVPNLLRQVSFVGQESKLRVKFFEPKPLQAKEFYMELPIELRYSGGYHNAGFFFDGVRKLDRIIHVANFTLESKMIASKPAMEGTCLAKTYVYNKQMAQEQTKEKPKDVKDDKNAPAPKK